Proteins encoded in a region of the Corvus hawaiiensis isolate bCorHaw1 chromosome 18, bCorHaw1.pri.cur, whole genome shotgun sequence genome:
- the CLDN5 gene encoding claudin-5 translates to MTSAAVEILGLGLGILGWVGVILACGLPMWQVSAFIDVNIVVAQTIWEGLWMNCVVQSTGQMQCKVYDSILALPPEVQAGRALTVIVALLGLVALMVTVVGAQCTNCIRPGKMKSRIVIAGGAIYILCGVLVLIPLCWFANIVISDFYDPTVPSSQKREMGAALYIGWAATALLLFGGCLICCCSCSQRDETSFPVKYSAPRRPTSNGEYDKKNYV, encoded by the coding sequence ATGACTTCGGCGGCGGTGGAAATTTTGGGGCTGGGACTAGGCATCCTGGGCTGGGTGGGGGTGATCCTGGCCTGCGGGCTGCCCATGTGGCAGGTGTCGGCCTTCATCGACGTGAACATCGTGGTGGCGCAGACCatctgggaagggctgtggatGAACTGCGTGGTGCAGAGCACGGGGCAGATGCAGTGTAAGGTGTACGACTCCATCCTGGCGCTGCCGCCCGAGGTGCAGGCGGGCCGGGCGCTCACCGTCAtcgtggcactgctggggctggtggcgCTGATGGTGACCGTGGTGGGCGCGCAGTGCACCAACTGCATCCGGCCCGGTAAGATGAAGTCCCGCATCGTGATCGCCGGAGGGGCCATCTACATCCTCTGCGGGGTCCTGGTCCTCATCCCGCTCTGCTGGTTCGCCAACATCGTCATCAGCGACTTCTACGACCCCACCGTGCCGTCGTCCCAGAAGCGGGAGATGGGGGCCGCGCTCTACATCGGCTGGGCGGCCACGGCCCTGCTACTCTTCGGGGGCTGCctcatctgctgctgctcctgctcccagcgcGACGAGACCTCCTTCCCCGTTAAGTACTCGGCGCCACGGCGGCCCACGTCCAACGGCGAGTACGACAAGAAGAACTACGTCTGA